From Longimicrobium sp.:
GCCTTCACCTTCCTCCTCTTCCCCGTCGACCGCCCCGAGTTCTTCGACGCCGTGGTGACCGACGGCGAGGGGCGGGTGCGCGAGATCCAGGTGAAGCAGCCCGGCGCGGCATCGAGCTGGATCTGGGGCGCCTTCAAGCTCCCCGCGCGGACGCTCGCCGAGCTGCACGCCCTGTGGGAGGAGCGCGGGCGGCGCGACGAGTACATCGGCACCCTGGTCAACGCCTGGCTGGAGCGGGGCGGCGAGGCGCGCGGCGTCGCCGCCGGCGAGGCGTACGTCGACGTCGGCACGCTGCACGGCTACCGCGAGGCCATCCACGTGCTGGAGGAGCGCCCCGCCGCGCTCGCGGGCGACGCCCCCTGCGTCGAGCCCGAGCCCTGGCGCCCTTGACTGTGAGGGCATCGAGAATCGGGTGAAGAAAACGCTGTCA
This genomic window contains:
- a CDS encoding nucleotidyltransferase family protein; translation: MWGIVPAAGAGTRIQPLAFSKELLPVGSRCDDDGVERPRAVSEYLVERMVRGGADKVCFVISPGKSDILGYYGGEVGGAHLCYVVQPRPAGLCDSIFRALPFLAPGEDVLVGLPDTLWFPEDGFAALPDGAFTFLLFPVDRPEFFDAVVTDGEGRVREIQVKQPGAASSWIWGAFKLPARTLAELHALWEERGRRDEYIGTLVNAWLERGGEARGVAAGEAYVDVGTLHGYREAIHVLEERPAALAGDAPCVEPEPWRP